In Larimichthys crocea isolate SSNF chromosome XI, L_crocea_2.0, whole genome shotgun sequence, the sequence CTGTACCTGTGCCTGTACCTGTGCCTGTACCCGTACCCGTACCTGTGCCTGTACCTGTgcctgtacctgtacctgtgcctgtgcctgtgcctgtacctgtacctgtacctgtacctgtgccTGTACCTGTGCCTGTgcctgtacctgtacctgtacctgtacctgtgccTGTGCCTGTACCTGTGCCTGTGCCTGTACCCGTACCCGTGCCCGTACCTGTGACTGTGCCTGTGCCTGTACCTGTgcctgtacctgtacctgtacctgtgccACTGTCCTCAGGTGGTTGGGTGTGACCTCGGTGGGCGTCCCGGAGAAGCTGGGCTGTGCGAACCTCCCTCTGAGCCCCAAACAGCGCGACCTGTGCAGGAAGAAGCTCTTTCTGCTGCCCAGCATCCAGGACGGAGCCCGGCTCGCCATCACAGAGTGTCAGAGCCAGTTCAGACACGAGAGGTGGAACTGCTCCACCAGAGACCAACCGCCCGTGTTCGGATACGAGTCCACGAGCGGTGAGCACAGTCAATCCTTCACAAATCACAGGGTTTATTCTCTCTACGGTGGCCTTCTTAGGACATCTCCGGTTATCAGACATCAGACAACATTATCAGACTCAGCATCGTTCAGATTTCATGACTTGTACACATGATGGAAGACCATCATGCCTAAAATCAAGTCCAGAGTAACAAAGTAAGACTTGGGACTTGATTCGGAACTTGATGGTCTTGACTTGGGACTTGATTCTGAACTTGATGGTCTTGACTTGGGACTTGATTCGGGACTTGGAGCTCTTGGTGATCAGGCTGACCCTCTCTGAAGTCACACTGACTGCCTCCCTGTTGTCCTGTAGGAACCAAAGAAACAGCATTTATCTACGCGGTGATGGCAGCAGGGCTCGTCCACGCCGTCACACGCTCCTGCAGTCACGGCAACATGACGGAGTGTGGCTGTGACAGTCGGCTGCAGGGCACCGGCTCAACTGCAGAGGGTTGGCACTGGGGCGGCTGCTCAGACCACATCCAGTACGGGACCTGGTTCAGCCGCAAGTTCATTGACAATGGCGTCAAGAACATGTCAACAACCAGAGGAGGATACACGCTGACCACCATGAACCAGCACAACACTGAGGTCGGCCGACAGGTGAGGATGAAGCATCACATTATTTATCTCCTCAAATGTCTTAATGTCTTAAGTTAAGATAAACGCgttgtctcttctcctctgtccatTAGGCCATTCACCGGACGATGTCCACACACTGTCGTTGTCATGGCGTCTCTGGCTCCTGTGCAGTGAAGACGTGTTGGAAGACGATGGCGGCATTTGAGCATGTCGGTGCGTACCTGAAGGAGCGGTACGAGCGCAGCATCCAGGTGTTGGACCGGTCAAGGAGGAAAACGAGGAGAAAGGATCAGCGTCGCCTCCctgacaaacagcagctcatcTTCCTCAACAAATCCCCAAACTACTGTCTCGAGGACCAGCGGCGAGGTGTGGCCGGCACCAGAGGACGCCGCTGCAACCGGTCCTCTACCGGCTCTGATGGCTGCAACCTGCTGTGCTGTGGTAGAGGATACAACACACATGTAGTGAGACACGTCGAGCGCTGCGAGTGCAAGTTTGTCTGGTGCTGCTACGTCCGCTGCAGGCGCTGTGAGAGCATGAACGACATGCACACCtgtaaataaagacaacaacacacctgTAAATAGAGACGACAACACACCTGGAAATAAAGACAACACACCTGGAAATAAAGACGACAACACACCTGGATATAAAGACGAGAACACACCTGGAAATAAAGACAACACACCTGGATataaagacaacaacacacctgTAAATAAAGACGACAACACACCtgtaaataaagacaacaacacacctgTAAATAAAGACGACAACACACTTGGAAATAAAGACGACAACACACCTGGAAATAAAGACAACACACCTGGAAATAAAGACAATACACCTGTAAATAAAGACGACAACACACCTGGAAAAAGGACAACAATGCACATGGAAATAGAGACAACAACACACCTGTAAATAGAGACGACAACACACCTGTAAATAGAGACAACAACAcacctggaaaaaaagacaacaacacacctgTAAATAGAGACGACAACACACCTGGAAAAAGGACTTATCTTGTCAGGTTTGGAGGGAGATGATTGGTTTCTTCTGTCGCTATTAGGAGCATTTCTATATCATCACTGGGGGTGAACAGTGTGAGGTCACAGGTGAGGTCACAGGTGCATACAGGTGTTGCCGCA encodes:
- the wnt16 gene encoding protein Wnt-16, translating into MERRMCGVRHMCTLTLLLVSVCPLCCRASWMWLGVTSVGVPEKLGCANLPLSPKQRDLCRKKLFLLPSIQDGARLAITECQSQFRHERWNCSTRDQPPVFGYESTSGTKETAFIYAVMAAGLVHAVTRSCSHGNMTECGCDSRLQGTGSTAEGWHWGGCSDHIQYGTWFSRKFIDNGVKNMSTTRGGYTLTTMNQHNTEVGRQAIHRTMSTHCRCHGVSGSCAVKTCWKTMAAFEHVGAYLKERYERSIQVLDRSRRKTRRKDQRRLPDKQQLIFLNKSPNYCLEDQRRGVAGTRGRRCNRSSTGSDGCNLLCCGRGYNTHVVRHVERCECKFVWCCYVRCRRCESMNDMHTCK